In Lycium barbarum isolate Lr01 chromosome 9, ASM1917538v2, whole genome shotgun sequence, the DNA window GATGCTGTTGGACAGGTTTGAACCCTTGCAACCAGGGAGAAACCTTCCATGCGGTGCCATTATCACCATAGCAGCTTTTGTACTCCGGGTGGCAAGTATAGTATTTATATTgcttcttatatatatacacatatatacatggaCTTTCGATCAAAGCTTGCGGGTGGCATGGCACTCCCACAAGCCTTAATAGATCCGCTCCTAGCTGGAGTTGCTTACTTaccaagaaaataagtaagaaacccacttattttcaagaaaatattttccatggAAACTTTTATATGTAAACTATCTTTACACTATGGGGGGTAAGGAGTGGGCGTCGGGGGTGGGATGGTCAAGGGAGGGAGGTTGGGGGTGTTGGGTGGGTGGATAGGAGAAAATGAACTAGGTATGTCAGtcatggaacttgttttccttactttcattagggaagtcattttctttatttttaaggaacttgttttcctagagaaaatgttttccaatcaTTTTGATCAACCAAATCATGGGAGCTTTCTCCATGAGAAGCTTCACATCACCAATAATCTTTGCCCAAAACCTGCCACTTCACCTTGCCAAACTTGCCCTAAGTGCTGATGAATGTGTAAATATGCCACAGACTCAAAGTTTCAAATCTACAGTTTGTTGCTTGATTTAGCCTTAATAGTAGTTGATTAATTCTGCGTACAAtaggcccttccccggaccccacgcacagcgggagcttagtgcactgggCTGCCCTGGTAGttgattaagagcccgtttggcttagcttataagttgctgaaaacaacttataagctgttttcagcttttttgagtgtttggctagcctGCTTAtaaaagccattttgtgcttaaaataagcccaaaaaaataagttggcccgtagcccaacttattttttttggtttataaactattttcagcttataagctgctttttttaagcccatccaaacaggctctaaatattGGTTTTGCTaattatttagatttatttaaataTAATGGTAAAACTAATGTTAGATTGAATAAAGTTTTAATATAGGCTAAGAACATTATTGATCACAAATCTTGTCCAATTTGAACCAAACACGTGTTTAAATTGCGTAGTATATCTAGATTTTGATACAAAGAACTGCGCATCAGATAGTAAATGCAATAATGTAAGTGATTAATCAATGTATTACTATTCCTGCATTTTGTTTTTGTTGATaaggttaaaaaaaataaaaaataaaagtaaccAATTAGGCCCCCACCGTGGGGCACCTATTCCTGCATTATATACAAGTATAACTTCAACCTGGAGATCCCATATTCAAATCCAAGCAACAACATTTGGTGTGAGCTGATCTGCTTAAGCGTTAGTAGGCACAATTATCTTGGCAACTTGTGCTTATGAGTTATGAGCTGGATAAGTTTCTCAGTGAATTAGTCAAGGTGCGCACACGCTGGCACTACACTACACTATCAGAAAAGAATTACAGGTATAACTCGTATGTAAACCTATGTTGCTAGGACTCTTCAAAAATGATGCCGCACCCATTTCCTATTCCTTGTAGAACAATACATTATCTTCTTGCTGTGACTGTTCTTCTTAGCATTCTTTTCTGCTTGAAGATCTGAAGTAAAATTACTACTTAGATGTTTATGCAGTTCTATCAAGCTCTGGTAATTACAGGGGACTAGCAGATTAAATCACTGCAGAGCTGCGCCATCCTTCCATCCATCACATGGTAAAATATGCAATAAGTTGCTCTGTCTTTTCTTGGCTGGAGGCAGTTGTTGAATTGCATAAATTTTGTTGAGTTTGTTCTGTAACCTTTATCTCAAGGCTTCAATCTCTGTCTCAACATTAGCCGGGCCAATGTGTATACAGATTGGCAGTAATCAGGGTACTTGTAAGTTGTAACATAATATTGGTTACATGATGGGTGGGAATTAACTCTTAGAAGAAACTGTGAAGACTAGGGAGTTAGAGCGCGGGTGAACTTCTGAGAAGGcttagcctgtttggccaagcttctaggaagtcaaaagtgcttattttagaaGATTAAGGTGTTTGGCAAAGCTTTTGAATGTGCTTTTGAGTAGTAGCAGAAGCTATTTTTCAGAAGCTAAGAAAAGTAGCTTTTCTTGCAAAGTACTGGGCTGATATTGGCGAAAGTGTCTTTCAAATTGATTAACCAAACACAAATTGCTACTCTCCAAACGTACTTTTTCGAAAATTACTTCTGACAAACACTTTCCACAATAGACAGATATTAGAAGTTTAGCCAAACATGCTATAAGGGCTTATAATTAATCAGGGAGAAGCAGATACAAAGAGATGGAAGCACACCCAAAAGATGTAAGTACTCTGTCAACTCTGGTTACAAAATGTTGACCTTAAGTCAGAATGGCTCAACTCAATGGCCTTGGAGGATAATTTGGGAAAACAGTGGATCCCATAAATATCCAGATGTTGTTGGATTAGCGCACATGAAGCTCGTCTAACACAGTCAAAATAGCAGAGAGGGGATATTGCCGTGCAGCAGGTGTTTCATGTGGGAAGGAAGTGAAAAAGAGGTCAGTTATATGTTTCTACACTGCCAGTCTGCAACGAAGCTGTGGAGTATGTTTCTTATTTTATATAACTTCCACGTGGATATAATGCCAATAACAGTGAAAAAGTTTCTATGGAGCTGGGCCGGAAGGATAATAAGAGAAGAGGATAGGAAGGTTTTTTGGTAATTGAGTGGAGAGGAATGGAGGTGTTTTGAGGGGATAACAAGTTATGTACAAACTCAGATGTACATGTTTATAGTTTTTGTATATGAAGTTAACTCATTACTATAGTTCCTCAGCTCTTTTGAGTCTGCTTCTTTCTTGACAAGCTGAGGAAGCAGTTTCTGTCAATCTTGGATGGAGTTGAAGAGTTTTATTTATTGGCATGATATTAAAAAGTCGCAACAATACAGAAGTATAATGAGGAACTCATGGCATCAATTCCTATAGTGGATATGATAAAGGTAGTGCCTAGCAAGTTTTCCACTTTCCTCACAGGCATCACAGTAAAATTCTGCATCTTGACTCTTCATCGGTACGGTCTTAAAGTAGAAAACTTGGAAGAGGGAAGTGATGTAGGTGACACATATTTGGCTACTGGGTGAAAGATGTTGGGCAATTAACATCTTTTGAATCGACACTGCACGTGGGTATACTTTCGATGATGTTTGCAAGGTAGCACGACAATCTTTCATGAGGCTGAGATTGAGGAACCATGTATGATTACATTGACTGGGAAAGCACATTTTATGTCAACTTTGGTttagcaatatatatacatacattagAAAACCATTTGATTCTTTGTTGGTATGCATCAGTTTTCGCAGCAGTTCTGCCTAACACTTTGCAGATTACGCCATGCCAATTTCCCCCCTTCATTAGCAACTCAATGAACTTGAGTGTGCATACACCACATTCAACTCTAAGAAAATGTTAAAAAGTTGAAGATTCAATTACAAAAGACAGATCAAAATTTTGTGGCATTTCCAATAGGAGGGATTACACATGTGAGACTATTGTTTGAGGGATCCAAGACTCTGAATTCTGGTACATATCGTGGCCCTTTCCACACTGAAGCACTGAGTTTATTTGAAGGCAATGAAATTGCTTGAACTCTCTGATGTTGAAATAGGCTTGTTGGAATACTCCTTTGGAGTTGATTGTTTTGAATATCAATCAGTCGCAAGTGAGGCAAGTGGCCAAGGCCGTAAGGGATGCCACCATGGAAGTTGTTTTCCCAAGATTGAGCTCTTTGAGAAAGGACAGTTGCCCAAAGATGGTGAAATTGTGCCTTGAAGTTGCAAATTAGGAAGAGCCAAGGCTAAAGCCACTAGCCTCTTTTTGTACTGCAAGTGACACCAAACCAAGAGCAAAAAGAAGTATTATTGGTCCAGTTGGCCTAAAAAGGAGTGGGACTTGTAACAAGTTTTTGGAAAGCTAATAGAGTTTCTTGATCTGGCTCATTTGAGGAAGCAGCTGATATAGAAAATGAGTAATACTGAACTAGAAATAGAAGAACCAATAAGAAAAGGTGCTTCTCCATGCTGTTACAATGCACTTGGAAACAGACTGCTTCGAAGGGAATTTTGGAACTTGATTTGTGTAGTTGCCAAagttactgttttttttttttttttgggcaaatAGAGACATTTTATTACCAAAGCAAATAGTTACAATCAAAGCACAACCTACAGAATGGTACTGGTCATCCTACACTTCCAACCCCTATCATCTACTTTCACTGGATCACAACTCAACATACTGGATCACACCCTTATACAGCAAAATTCAGCATCTCTAAGCCTCTAGCTAGGTGCTGAAAGTTGCTGCTACTATATAGCACCAACAAAAACAATAgcaacaatatacccagtgtgATCCTACAAGTGGGGTTTGGGAAGGGTAGTGTGCACGTAGAACTTACTCCTACATTGTGCAGGTAGATAGGCTGTTCCCGATAGATCCTTGACTCATGGAAAACAAACAATATAAAGCACTAAGATTCTCAAAAAAAGACGAGTAAGAAATAACGAAATAGAAAAAGATAGTTGATCATCATTATTAACATACAATAAATGGTAAGTTGACTCAACTTGGATATCAGGCATGTATGACCAAAGTTTTGAACAGTGTAAAAGGCTTAATGCATGTGTGGCACCctaaacttgtccctttttttttttttttctcaactaagtgttgttcctattgaacctctgaaatcgtcctcaagtgtgtctatcaaaccccctaaatctgatttttgttaGAAGCATAAATTAAATAAATTTTTGTTAGAAGCATAAATTAAAGCATAAATGTTTTCGCAACATAATACACAGAAAATAACAAATTTCAGCTCACAAAAAAGAAGCAAAAGAAAGAGTTTATCTTCAACTGCAGATGAGAAGGAAAAGGTGAAATCATCTTGAACAACAGAGGTTCAGATGAAGATGATACGATTGCTATGCTTTCATTTTTAATTATTTCCACTTTAGTTTCTTTTGTAAAGACATTGCTATTAATTCTCTAATAAAATAGTCAGTGGGGACCAAAACCTACTGaccttcctaaaaaaaaaaaaaaaaaaaatcggggaAATGAAAGTGGAGTAATATTTTAAACATGTGGTAAACTATTGTTTAGGTTATGTATGTGTTGGTTTCTGCTCTTCCATAGCTAGCTAAATTAAAATAAGTTTAGGGggttgcatatgcattaagccaatgTAAAAAGTTCATTAATTTTACAACTATATCGCGCCTCAAAAAATATTGCACAAACTTTATACAGTATACTTTTTGCTCGAAAAAAACTTATACACTATCATATAAATTAAAAACTTGAACTTTCAAAACTATTTCAATACTCATCAATTAAAAATGATTTTCAACTAAACTctgtatatataataatataaaacaAATAATAACAAATAATTAAAAACACCACTCGCCATTGCAAGAAAACTTCAATAGGGTCATTCACTAAATTAGTTTTCCCGAAAGGGATAACCACGAAAATTTATGTATATTCTAGTGGACTATACTACGGGAACTTTCGCTAAGTTTTTTATTTTCCGGATAACTATTTAGTAAATGACTCTTAATTCTCTTGCAACTTATGGATATTTTAGACCACGGTCTAAAAATTCATTTTGAGAAAACTGAAAATTTTATGAGAAAAGGTTAGACTACAATATAACTTTTTATAAAACGTTAGTCGACAATATAATGTTTTTGTCTTTTAGGTTAAGCAATATATATATCAAATGTTTGATCAGAATTTAACATTGTCCCAAAGATAATTTTTCGAGGCCTATATTTGTACAAATTTAGAAATGATTGATCAGTTTTAAAATGGGCCAGATTGATTCATTCTAGTGGGCTAAAACTTCCAATTCAGGACTGTAGGCCCATTATGAACAATTTTGCCTCTTTAAAAAAACTAGGGTTAGGGTTACTCTTTCACTTCTCCATGCCTATAAAATCAAGCAACTTTATCATTTTCTCCATTCATCAACTCTCAAAGGTAACAGATATTTTGCAGTCCTAATCACTTCTAACATTTCCTCTTTCATATGTTTTAGTTTTTCGAATTTATAAAATAGCCAATTTGCAGAGCAAGTGCGTCTATAAACAATGACGTACACTTGCATTGAAGGTTGGCTATATAAATAAGCGATTCTCCGTGCCTTTCAAATACTTCTCATTTTGATTACGGCCTCGAACAAATCGCTATATTTCCCATTATGCAAATAACAACAGAATTTATGCATCTTTTAGTCCATAGTTTcttttaaaaaagaaagtaattCAGTTTGCTCAAACACAAGCCTTTTTTAAATCTTTAAATGGAAAATTTAATGAGGAAAAATGACGATCTAATATTTATGGTAATTCTTTTGAGGGCTATATTTACAAAACTTTTAGAAATAGAGATGAAATTTAAATGGTGAAAAAaaggtttttataaaaattaagCATAAGCAAACTTTCCATCCCTATTCTTAAAAAGAGTAATTGCAGATCCCAAAGTAATATGTGTTGAAGTATTCTAATTAAGGAAATGTTGCACAAGTTTGCAAAATTGTCCCAAGTATCGTTCACACTTCTGATTATGTCAAGGGATAAAACTTAAAAAATATCAGATTTATGGGTTCGGAATTGATGATAATGCTAGTTTAAATTGAACGATTGGACCATAATTTAGATTTGGCCCTCTTCCGTTAATTTATTGATTCACGTGATCCCAACAATAAACAATCCTGCCCATTTTGTTACACTTGGTCAAGTAACACGATAATTACCTCGGCAACTAATTCACACAATCAATTACAATTTGCCTAACTTCGGcattagctttttttttttttaatcttttctcCTGTAATATGATGGTTGCTACTGTAAAACGTTGAACGAGCAATTTTTTAATGTTTTATATACTACATTATTTATTTATGGAGTAACACGGGGCAAGAAAAAATGGTTAAAACATGATCGTGATCTAGACCTAATGTTAATTTAAACAAATCTGTGAAAATGAAAGGCGAAGTGGTCAACATAGACATAGAATGAGAATAGACCAACTGATACCAAGGGCACAAGAAGCTAATTTTAAGATGATAAAAAAAACATATCTACATCAGTAAACAGATCACAATTTTATGTAGTAGTGTTAAGGGTTCGAATTCAAAAAGTCACTAGTATTCACTTAGATCTTCTATAGTCTCATGTGAACTAGCAAAAGAACAAATACAACCTAAAAATGATGTTAAGGGAAATTGTGGTCGTCCAATAGATAGAATGAGGGGTCTTTTAACCCAAAAATTAACGTTAAGTTCAATTGTGATGAAATACGTGAAAGTATGGCAAAATTTAACCATTTTCAATACCCTAGGAACATTTTTAACCTTTTTCCTGTTCTTTTTATATACAAGAGTACTCCAACATAAGGATATTATTACACATTGTAATTtaatatattcatatgcatacaTGATCTGAACTAAATGCAACAGATTTGGTTGAACTTGCCACAATGATCTCAATCACCTTTCTATTTCTTCTTATTGAAACCAAAGCATTGTGAGGCATTGAATCATAGTAAAATCTTCTTATAGCCTCTTCATTATTGTACACCACTATTCTGTCAATACCATACACCAATCCATGCACTCATATTACAACAAAAAAACAAACAATAAGAACTCCACAAGTTAATAGGAATGTCcaagaaaagtaaaataaaaaaaaaagaagaaatagaAAACATACAAAGAACGATCACACATATCTATTAAATGGTCTCCTCCCAACAACAGCAGGCATCGAAACAGTTGAATCCACACTTATATGATCTGCTATGGACTCAGGTTTATCGACTTCTTTTTGAGAAGTAGAATCCTTTCCAGAGCCTTTGCTCCACTTGGAAGACCAAATATTCGGAGTCAAAGGGAAGGAAAATCTTTTCTTTGTGTCACTCGATTGCTTTTCCCGATTTCTCTCCTTAGGATTGCTATTTGCTCTGGCTTTAGCCTTAGCTGAGGCAGTTTGTGACATATAATGTGGAACCGAAAATGGAGGACAACTCGTGAGGCTATCGTCGTCCTTCATTGGAAGGTCAAAAGGGTAATTAGCAGCACTAGTTCGGGCTCTTGAATACTTCTTTAGACTTGGGCTGTTCATTTGTGGTGTTCTACTTGGAGTATGCATCATCTGTTTTCCCCTTGTTGGAATTGCTGACTTAGTCGACATTGGTGTGGCTGGTGATTCATGGTTATCGTAATCAGAAAGTATGCGTCTGAAAGTAACGTTGTTTAGAGGCGTTGGACTTGGTTTGTGCTCTGAAATCGCCCTTGGTGGTGTTAGTTTGATATCTTTTGTACCAGATTGACTCTTGTTAGCGTTTCCTGAAGGGTGTTGACGTTCCAACCAATTCCACCACCATGGAAAACCATTAGCTCCCATGTCCAAAGCTGATTTTGGATCATTTTTCCATAGCTGATAAAAGAGGTACTTTAACAAAATTAGCCTTGAAACTTGGTAAGAGAGATACTTAATTTTACTTAGCAAAGACCAATAACAACAAACAACTATCAAGACCTTGAACACTAGTCGCCAGTGATATGCAGAGGAGGATGGACCATTCATTTAATGAACTCATCATTTTCGATATGGAAAAGGCTCagatatgccatcgaactatcagaaatggctcatttatgacactcgtcaatagtttggctcatttatgccatcgaactatcggaaatgactcatctatgccactcatcaatagtttaactcatttatgccattgTCGTTACCAATATGACTCATCCatgacaatttttcattaaagtcGGGTGTATGGCtcggattttttattaatttgggatttaaaattgggTTGGTTTAATAACCTCTAATATtaaaccagcccaattttaaatcctaaattaataaaaaatccgaGCCATACACCcgacccacccacaaccataatctagttggaggctGCATGTCATATCTGGTACTGTATAatcggcgttaatgaaaaattggcatggatgagtcattttagTAACAGTGATGACATAAATGAGGcgaactattgatgagtgacataaatgagccatttccgatagttggatggcataaatgagccaaactattgacgagtgacataaatgagctaTTTCCGATAGTTGTATTTGAGTCTTTTTTTCTGTTTTCGATACGgagtataaatatatatgtgaAAGTTTACTAAATTTTGAGGCTTCTTTCTGCCTCACACAACTGGTGTCCTCACACAACTGGTGTCAGTTGTGTGAGACACATAATATAAATTTTCGATTCTTTATATGCTAAAAGGACAGGAGTGTTATTGTACCTGGTGAGAATATGCATATGCCATTGCTCTCTCCCTCTTGATGACTGCCTCCACTTTTTTCCTCATCCTTGCTTCTACTTCTTCTTTGGTCAGCGTGCTATCATCCCAATTATCCTGGTTACCGGCCTCACACTATACCAACATTATTCATCAAACATCACAGGAAAAAGTAAGAAAATCTATTTGCATAACAAGAAAAAGAAGAGCTTTAGTTTGATTACTCCTGTTATCCCTGCATCCAAATGATGATGTAATAGTAGTTCTGAAGTGTAGCTAAACAAGAACTATGTAGATACAAAAGTTGTACTAATTATTCCATACATGATAATTAAggagaagaaatcaccattatTTAGAGAAAAGGGACAATTACCTTTTTGGTCCGCCCTAAAAGAAGTAGCCGgaatatgttttgtatattaagcattaatatacatattatatacataaatatacaagtaatatacataatcagtgtatatgttttgtatattttggcttgcgcccgtaattaattttggcagatgggccaaaaatgaaaaaatcccTTTAGAAAATTATAAAATTTGAACAGATCAACTTGAACCAACAACTATCAACACCTATGGTGATTtcaactttcaacatacaagaaTGGTACAAACTATCACCACTAAATAGGAGAAAAATCATGAAGATGGTCCAAACATACCAGCTGAGTCCATTTGCTCATGGTGCTCTCGATTTCCTTGTCGTTCCTATGTTGAAGTGCCTGGTTTTCCAACATTTGGA includes these proteins:
- the LOC132609312 gene encoding protein IQ-DOMAIN 13-like — its product is MGKKGSWFSAIKRVFTPSSKEKLANESDKKSSKEKKGRGKQKHAETKSYIPLFRGPSSIEKILGEVDEQKLLSPRFTLPGPVSPRVSSYRGTSPGATSPRIASPKASSSRRLASPKAPSQRVTSPRAASPRAISPKAHPVRNVAHAQNKMLGRVENMEQKVEQVAEKSSQHGRVSSSNVTRNRKEKSYAYRPEPTLRTLNVSATKIQAAFRGYMARRSFRALRGLVRLQGVVRSSNVQKQTANAMKQMQLLVRVQTQIQSRRIQMLENQALQHRNDKEIESTMSKWTQLCEAGNQDNWDDSTLTKEEVEARMRKKVEAVIKRERAMAYAYSHQLWKNDPKSALDMGANGFPWWWNWLERQHPSGNANKSQSGTKDIKLTPPRAISEHKPSPTPLNNVTFRRILSDYDNHESPATPMSTKSAIPTRGKQMMHTPSRTPQMNSPSLKKYSRARTSAANYPFDLPMKDDDSLTSCPPFSVPHYMSQTASAKAKARANSNPKERNREKQSSDTKKRFSFPLTPNIWSSKWSKGSGKDSTSQKEVDKPESIADHISVDSTVSMPAVVGRRPFNRYV